Proteins encoded together in one Candidatus Tanganyikabacteria bacterium window:
- a CDS encoding NAD-dependent epimerase/dehydratase family protein, which produces MTCVLVTGATGMLGRQVVARAVARGWKVVAASRGGEAVAGAAGLALDLRDPASVAAVAGREFDLIFHLGGPSITAGMSPVDLVEVFVLGTRRLLEAAATGRPRLVVAGSAAQYGLFPPAANPIPESYPQRPVTAYGAAKAAQEIVALQETYAGTLKVVIGRIFNPVGPGSPAGLALADWAAQIARTERSPGGRVEVGNLASRRDFVDVRDAAEALLVLAERGEPGQAYNVCSGKSVAMGEALDLLVRRALHPVTVAPREARRRALDLADIFGDTSRIAELGWQARIDLAESVDAMLSEARIRLERVTAG; this is translated from the coding sequence ATGACGTGCGTGCTCGTGACCGGTGCCACCGGCATGCTGGGGCGCCAGGTGGTGGCCCGGGCGGTTGCGCGTGGCTGGAAGGTCGTCGCCGCGAGCCGGGGTGGCGAAGCGGTCGCCGGAGCGGCGGGCCTCGCGCTGGATCTTCGGGATCCCGCCTCTGTGGCGGCGGTGGCTGGTAGGGAGTTCGACTTGATCTTCCATCTGGGCGGCCCGTCGATCACCGCCGGGATGTCACCCGTGGACCTCGTCGAGGTCTTCGTCTTGGGCACCAGGCGGTTGCTGGAAGCGGCTGCGACGGGCCGGCCTCGTCTGGTCGTTGCCGGTTCGGCGGCGCAGTACGGGTTGTTTCCGCCTGCGGCCAATCCGATTCCCGAGTCGTACCCGCAACGACCGGTGACGGCCTACGGCGCGGCGAAGGCGGCCCAGGAGATCGTCGCTCTCCAGGAGACGTACGCCGGCACGCTCAAGGTCGTGATAGGGCGCATCTTCAACCCGGTGGGCCCGGGATCGCCGGCTGGCCTCGCCTTGGCCGACTGGGCCGCGCAGATCGCCCGCACCGAGCGCTCGCCAGGGGGGCGTGTCGAGGTGGGCAACCTCGCAAGTCGCCGGGATTTCGTTGACGTCCGCGACGCGGCCGAGGCCCTGCTGGTGCTGGCCGAACGCGGGGAGCCAGGGCAGGCCTACAACGTCTGCTCTGGCAAGTCGGTGGCTATGGGAGAGGCCCTCGACCTGCTGGTCCGTCGCGCCCTGCACCCAGTGACGGTAGCTCCGCGGGAAGCCCGCCGGCGCGCGCTGGATCTTGCCGACATCTTCGGGGACACCTCGCGCATCGCCGAGTTGGGCTGGCAGGCGCGGATCGACCTGGCTGAAAGCGTCGATGCGATGCTGAGCGAGGCCCGCATTCGATTGGAGAGGGTAACAGCGGGATGA
- a CDS encoding GDP-mannose 4,6-dehydratase yields the protein MNWEGTRVLVTGAGGFIGSHLTEELVRRGARVTALAKYNANSSWGNLELLPAEVQADLRVELGDIRDPFLMRRLVEGQDVVIHLAALIGIPFSYVAPHSYVETNIAGTLNLLEACKLHDARMVHTSTSETYGTARYTPMDEQHPLQGQSPYSASKIGADKMAESYYLSFRTRVSTLRPFNTFGPRQSARAIIPTIVSQIAAGQSRIKLGSLSPVRDLLFVKDTVAAFVAMAERDDTLGQVVHVGTGRGVTMGDLAALIAKLMGVDAIFETEEARVRPEHSEVMELICNPDRARRLLGWEPRHTLEEGLAETIAAVREQLGRYSVGRYAV from the coding sequence ATGAACTGGGAAGGCACGCGAGTATTGGTCACCGGGGCCGGCGGGTTCATCGGCTCCCACCTGACCGAGGAACTGGTGCGCAGGGGGGCGCGGGTGACCGCCCTGGCCAAGTACAACGCCAACAGCTCGTGGGGCAACCTGGAGTTGCTCCCCGCCGAAGTCCAGGCGGACCTGCGCGTCGAACTCGGGGACATTCGCGATCCCTTCCTGATGCGGCGTCTGGTCGAGGGCCAGGACGTGGTGATCCACCTCGCGGCGCTCATCGGGATCCCGTTCTCCTACGTGGCGCCGCACAGCTACGTGGAGACCAACATCGCGGGTACCCTCAACCTGCTGGAGGCCTGCAAGCTGCACGACGCCCGAATGGTCCACACCTCCACCAGCGAGACCTACGGCACCGCCCGGTACACGCCCATGGACGAGCAGCACCCGCTCCAGGGGCAGAGCCCGTACTCGGCGTCAAAGATTGGCGCCGACAAGATGGCCGAGAGCTACTACCTGTCGTTCCGCACGCGGGTCTCGACCTTGCGGCCGTTCAATACCTTCGGTCCGCGGCAGTCGGCGCGGGCGATCATCCCCACCATCGTCTCGCAGATCGCCGCCGGACAGTCCCGGATCAAGCTGGGATCGCTATCGCCGGTCCGGGACCTGCTCTTCGTGAAGGACACGGTCGCGGCCTTCGTGGCCATGGCCGAACGCGACGACACCCTCGGCCAGGTGGTCCATGTCGGGACCGGGCGCGGCGTCACGATGGGGGATCTGGCCGCGCTGATCGCCAAGCTGATGGGCGTCGACGCGATCTTCGAGACCGAGGAGGCGCGGGTCCGGCCCGAGCACAGCGAGGTCATGGAGCTGATCTGCAACCCCGACCGGGCGCGCCGGCTGCTGGGCTGGGAGCCGCGCCACACCCTCGAAGAAGGCCTGGCCGAGACCATTGCCGCCGTGCG